The following nucleotide sequence is from Salvia miltiorrhiza cultivar Shanhuang (shh) chromosome 7, IMPLAD_Smil_shh, whole genome shotgun sequence.
AAGCtctccttctttcttcttctccggcgacgaCACCGCCGCCGGCCGTCGGCTCCCGCCCCGCCCCCGACCTCTCTCGCCTatgctctccctctctctctctcgttgtgtgcgcgcgcgctctctgctctccctctctctcctctgcgCCCCGACCTCTCTCGCATCTGCTCTCccgctctctctctccgtcggatgcttctctcctctctctcgtcTAACCGCTGGCTTCCCCATCTGAATCTGTCGTCGTCTCCGGTGAGCAAGGCAGCAATCGCTTACCTTAGGGTTCCGATTCACGCGATTTAGGGGTGGTTCGCCCAGATCTGAGGTGGCGCGACCCTATGGCTGTCGTCTGTCTGTCTGCGCCGCGACCCCATGGACCGCCGCCTCTCTGATCTGCGCCACGACCACCGCCGAACCTTTCCCCTCTCTGAGGGTGGCGCGATTTGGGGGTGATTTGCCTAGATCGAGGTGAGGCCGATGAGAGGCGAAGTTGTGGAACTGGTGAATGGCGGTGGTGGCTCTGCCATCGCCGATAAGTTCGAGAGGGTGGCGCGATTTGGGGGCTAGGGTTTTCAGGCGGCTGGTTTgagggtggtggttgttggctacggtggtggtggttgttctcAGATTTGAGGGTGGTGCTCTTGAATCTGAGGGTGGTCGGAGGGGGTGGTGCTCCGGTCGCCGGCGGCGGCGAGTTGGCAGATttgtggtggttgttggcagattttaattaactcaataattttgatgggtcccattcaattaaaacataacactcaatttcttaatctccgtgccgaaacgaatgttgccaactttagcgggacggagggagtattacctTATCACCCTATCACATGTTGTTTTAGAATATGTGAGCGGATTTTATTGTGCCGACATCCGCATATTAGATATTCTCAATAATCAAACTACCTTGACAATGAAGCGCAGTCtattggtaagacgcttctcctccaattatcaataggtcgggggttcgagtcactaGAGAGCTAGAGCTAGGgtgtatttttcatttctttggGTAATACCCCCTCTGttcttataaaatatatctaatttgtcattttcgtccgtccttataaaatgtatccagtctatttttggtaagttttcaACTCATAATAAATTGGGATCTTTacttcactcacaacacattcaactactccctccgtccacaatttaatgtccTACTTGCCTTTAAACatctgtccacaatttaatgcactattctgctttttgtactcttgtactcttcttcttttcctatatttactaccttTGTCACTAATGAACCCACTTTAAAacacatttatcatttttatattctatattactacactttatcactagtggatccactcacaacacctttatcactttagtcaactatctttatcactttagtcaactatcattatatttcatccacatcacctttttcaactttcttaatctccgtgctcaCATCCAAATAGGGCATTAAAtcatggacgaagggagtattttattaaaattcgtgtcatttaaaaaaatatacttttaataaaatattaaactaTCTTTGTTGGTCAATCTTGGTGTCTCATTTGACTTTTTCAAAatcttaataataatacaacatcaaaatgaaattaatacgtcactataaaaaaaagaattaaatctaTCTACTACGTGTTGTCaaacaacaaacaaaataaaacggCATTTCTCGATTTTCATTTCCATAACCCCCGACAAAAAAAATGTTGAATTTAGATCCGATTCATCAGCTTCGTTGATAATTTCTTCTACAAGCAATTCGGCCTTACCCCTCGAAAGTGGTGGATCATTAAcagaaaccaaaaaaaaatagaggaaGAAACATCAGCTGTGAAAGAAGATAATAGAGTGTTGGCAATTTGTTGGATCAGCTGCTGCAtcaaaaaatattcaaatacaTCCAATGTGCATCAACAGTGGAGATCAACAATAGACGCAGCAGCTATCTCCGATTCTTTTCCAACCCTAATCCGTCTCTTCAACCAACCAAACAAACATACGACAATTTCATAGagttttccccctttttttttattgattgttTAATTTTGGAGGGAAAATTATAGTTAATTGCAGTTTGTATCAAGGAAGGAGATGAACAGTAAAGAACCGGCCGTGAAATTGGATGACGAGCAGTTGACGGAGCTGCGGGAGATATTCCGGTCGTTCGACCGGAACAACGACGGCAGCCTGACGGAGCTGGAGCTCGGCTCGCTGCTTCGGTCGCTCGGGTTGAAGCCGAGCCCCGACCAGATCGACGCGCTCATCCAGAAGGCCGACACCAACAGCAATGGCTTGGTGGAGTTCTCGGAGTTCGTGGCGCTGGTGGCGCCGGAGCTCCTACCGGCGAAGTCGCCCTACACGGAGGAGCAGCTCAGGCACCTCTTCAAGATGTTTGATCGGGACGGCAACGGCTACATCACGGCAGCCGAGCTGGCGCACTCCATGGCCAAGCTCGGCCACGCCCTCACGGCCGAGGAGCTCACCGGGATGATCAGGGAGGCCGACACCGACGGCGACGGCAGGATCAGTTTTCAGGAGTTCTCGCAGGCGATCACCTCAGCCGCCTTTGATAATTCTTGGGCTTAATTCCATTTTTCTCTTGTTCAGGTATGAACACAACAAGCCTCTGTTTTTAAGAAATCTTGCTTTGAGGCACCATCAATTTCTTGTCTATTGCTTTAGGGTTTGAAGATAGTGAGGTAGAAATACCCTAGTagaaattcaagttttatgcgtGGAGATTCTGTGCTTGTAAATGGTAGTATTTCACTATGCAGCATCTGATATTCTACATCTTGATTATGTTGGAAAACAAGGTTCAAATTGTTGAAAATGATACAACAGTTTAATCATGCATAATTTGGCTCTACAAAATGAATGCAGCTTTAGTTGCTGGAGTACCTTATGATTTCTGTTGCAGGAATTCTAACTGGAGAACCCTTGGTAGATTCTTGTTGGTGTTCGTCgttttatttcattttgggtGGCGAGATGGGGAAAGGGGCAACAGATTGCAGACAGTAATAGTGAGTAGAATTGGTTTCCTATAAAATTTTGTAGCAAGTATATAAGTATCTGCAGCCCTTGCACAACAATGGACAAAGGTAGCCTTGTCTCATTCTTTTATGCATGTGCTAATAATTATTTGTATGATTAGTATGTCGTAGAGGAAAGTGGTAAAATCACTGTTATTGCTTCCATTATATTATGAAAGAGTTGAATGTGGTTATATAATTGCTGATGAATTAAgccaaaataagaaaagaaaatgaatagcCTGGTTTCTGGACTGTACAGGACATAATGAAGGTCAACCAATTCTAGTATAGTCCTTTGAGTTCATGTATAGCTGAATCTAGCATTAGCTTTGCTAAAACTGATATGTTCGTGCATTCTAGAATCAATAGAATATAATCATATAAATCTTACACTTCACTCTCATAAGATTGTTTGGCTTTagaatatgatatattttaccACTGAATGTCTAAAAAATCTGTAGGTCTGATCTATGTCAGTGGAAATACTATGATTCTGTGGAAAGATGTCAAAATATTTCTATACAAAGGATGCTGAGAGTACATGATAGCACAGTTGTGACATGTAAAACATTTCTATCCAAAGGCATCTGCTGAGAGAGTACCTTAGTTTTGCTGTGGAGGACTTCTTACCATAGTTCCTGTCTGAGATTCTTGTTAGTGTCTGTGTAAGGGGATGGGGACGGGGGCAATGTTTCAGATGGTAACCCTAAGTATGAATACTACACCCAAGCTCAGAATATTGGAAAAAGATAGTTCGTCTGCATCTGATCTCGCCTATGCTTGTAATAACCTTGTGCAACTGATATAGAGTAAGAGAAGCTGGTAAACAGATTCATGCAGTTGAACTGCGACTACATAAAAGCTAACTAGTAAAGCCATAAGCTATGGATTAGTGCTAGTTTTGTAGTAACTAAGGAAATTATGGTTTCGTGTTTGGTGTTAATCTGTTAAGCTTTGAGCAATGCTGCAGTAAATTTGATTTTGGTTATGTTGAATTTGGGGTGATTTTTGTTGTGCAACAGGTTTGGAGGAATTTGTGGTAGAAGAGTAGGTAGCCCGCGTAATTTATCCTGAATGTGTGTTGGATATGTGATTAGGTAGATGAGCCAATGGTATCGCGTCGGCAAACTACAACGTGCGGGCAGCTCTCATCGTTGGTCTCATGTATTGTGCTGCACTAATATGTGGTGTTTTTAGCTCAAACCAGGACACGGGACCCACCCCCACCATTACTCGTCTTTCCATACTTTGATTTTCCTTTACTAGAAATGACAAATGTGATTGCTTGCTACACCTTCCTTATATACAATTATCAATAATTTTTTGCGACATTCAACTAGTCTCccctaacaataaaaataataaaacaattgtaTCATCGTCCGTGCGGCATTCATAAACAAGCACTTCATGGTTGctaatttcatcaaataaaattaagagtACCATATTGAGATAGTCATTTTAAACTGCAAAGTACAATATTTGGCcattcattttaaaaatataaattttgatcattttttatgttttaagactattttgcccttaattaggatGAATCGGATTCGAATTTGCGCACGGGTTaggcactaatggcactaatatgaccataagtattATTCATGCAGCACTATATAAGAGAGAGatctaatatgaccataagtatcattTGTGCAATACCTTAAATGGAAAATCTAAACCCTAAGTGGggaatttaaaccctaaatgataatttaaaccctaaatggataatctaaatcaTACGGGGAAGTTTTCAAAATggctgtaataccccgtttcctcgagctaagtttagaatgaTTTTGAACTTatatttaagatgattcacgccggattgagaaaaagattttttttttaattccaacaaaaataatttacgaaagcatttgtaaattttcaagttatttaaattttattttgtgcattgcatattaatttaaatacgaGTGTgtttcctctgacgagtgtgattcctctgacgagtgtgattcctctgacgagtatgattcctctgacgagtgtgattcctctggcaagtatgatttctctggcgagtcgCTGCTCCCTGTGATTCCCCTGTtaaagtcattcctctgttccgtatatattactcctcatcaatgtCCAAGCCCATTAAGCCCAAATCAATTCACTAATCCTTGAGCCCAAATCAACCCACTAAACATCAAGATATTTTGTTAATCTCGATTAAGCAAGTGAGATATTTTGTTAATTTTGATTAAGCAAGTGTGGAGAGGGTGACTCCACGTTTCATTTACTATTTTCATTATCCCTTCTTAAGGAAGACAACCTATTTCCTCTAAATTTACTTCACCCTTCTCGGCACATTCACTATCCCTTCTTTAAGAAGTTAAACCATCAACTCCTCATTCAAGCAACAACAAGAACGAATCTCAACCGAAACCTCTTAAGGTTTCCTCTTAAACCCCTTATCTCGTTTGCTTCGATTGCATAATCCAAGCATTTTATATGTGCTATTCTACTGAACCAACATACCATACAAGCTTTTGCAAATTGAGAAAGATgcaaactttatatatatacatatatctttGTATATCTACAATACATATGTGTGTAAAAGCAATTACAAAATGTCTTTTCttttgaattgaaataaaaggGGTGAAGAAGCTTATGGTTTTGTGAGTGTGTGCTTGCTTGCTGTGAGAGTAGAAATCAGGGGAGGGCAGGCGGCGGCCGGCGGTGGCTCCGCGCCACTGTTGACCGGAgtgcgcagagagagagagagggtgagaaggGCGGCGGTGGTTAGCTCCTGCTGCTGCGGCCGCCGGATCCGTGAACAGGGGAGGGTTGAGAGAGCCGAGGGAGGTGGAGGCCGCGGCGGCAGTCCACTTCTTCTGCTGTTGTCGGCCGATTCGagcgaagagagagagggagttcACGTGGCGGCCATGGTGGTGGCTGTCGCCGGGTTTttgagggaggcggcggtggccTTTCAGTTCGTGTGGGTGTGTGAGTtgtcgtgagagagagagacagagggaGATGGAGCTCAGGGGGCGGCGGTGGCGGTCGTAGGCCGGCTGCAGTCGTCTGCCGGAAGGGGAGAAAGAGGGGAACTGGGAGACtgagtgtgtgtgcgtgtgttagtgTGTGT
It contains:
- the LOC130994562 gene encoding probable calcium-binding protein CML18 gives rise to the protein MNSKEPAVKLDDEQLTELREIFRSFDRNNDGSLTELELGSLLRSLGLKPSPDQIDALIQKADTNSNGLVEFSEFVALVAPELLPAKSPYTEEQLRHLFKMFDRDGNGYITAAELAHSMAKLGHALTAEELTGMIREADTDGDGRISFQEFSQAITSAAFDNSWA